Proteins encoded in a region of the Cytobacillus pseudoceanisediminis genome:
- the xth gene encoding exodeoxyribonuclease III codes for MKLVSWNVNGIRACVKKGFMDYFKEVDADIFCIQESKLQEGQIELILEGYHQYWNYAIKKGYSGTAVFTKKEPLSVRYGLGDDETEPEGRILTLEYEGFYLVNVYTPNSQRDLARLPYRLEWEERIREYLLGLDQIKPVIMCGDLNVAHFEIDLKNAKSNRGNSGFTDEERGKMTRLLGSGFVDAFRYKYPEAEGAYTWWSYMAKVRERNIGWRIDYFIVSEKLKERILDSQIHCDIMGSDHCPVALELEI; via the coding sequence ATGAAACTCGTTTCATGGAATGTGAATGGCATAAGGGCATGTGTGAAAAAAGGATTCATGGATTACTTCAAAGAAGTGGATGCAGACATATTTTGCATTCAGGAATCCAAACTGCAGGAAGGACAGATCGAGCTCATACTGGAAGGCTATCACCAATACTGGAATTATGCGATAAAAAAAGGATATTCCGGTACAGCTGTATTTACAAAAAAAGAGCCGCTCTCTGTTCGCTATGGATTGGGCGATGACGAAACAGAACCTGAAGGCAGGATTCTCACGCTTGAGTATGAAGGCTTTTATCTTGTTAATGTCTATACTCCGAATTCACAGCGTGACCTGGCCCGGCTTCCATACCGTCTTGAGTGGGAAGAGCGGATCCGGGAGTATTTACTCGGCCTGGATCAGATTAAGCCTGTGATCATGTGCGGGGACTTAAACGTGGCTCATTTCGAAATAGATTTAAAAAATGCTAAATCCAACAGGGGCAACTCAGGCTTTACTGATGAAGAACGTGGAAAAATGACCAGACTGCTTGGATCCGGGTTTGTTGATGCATTCCGCTATAAATATCCCGAAGCGGAAGGAGCATATACCTGGTGGTCCTACATGGCCAAGGTAAGAGAGCGGAATATCGGCTGGCGGATTGATTATTTTATTGTGTCCGAAAAGCTAAAAGAAAGAATACTAGATTCACAGATCCACTGCGACATTATGGGCAGCGATCATTGCCCGGTAGCTCTTGAATTGGAAATATAA